A genomic stretch from Komagataeibacter xylinus includes:
- a CDS encoding NAD(P)H-hydrate dehydratase, with product MQAPQATRLELPTPAQMGQIDAAAARSVPVSVLMENAGRAVARAIRQHMRPCRVLVLCGPGNNGGDGYVAARRLAEQGWPVSVAALAAPRPGGDEAAAAALWHGPMVPFTPKSAAAFDLVVDAVFGAGLSRDVAPDVVAVLKAARRIVAIDMPSGVDGATGAVRGGAMQAEMTVTFCRLKPGHLLLPGRTLCGRTVLADIGIPESALEDVAIRAWRNEPGLWRTPACTVSSYKYSRGVVSICGGREMPGAARLSAAGARAAGAGLVRLAVGDSAEVYRMTAPAGLIVDSDPLETLLEDQRRHVWVCGPGLSVAEVAAVLPALVAAGRAVIADAGAFSMAAGHPGRLKGASIITPHIGEFSRVFGKPGADRVEAARAAAVCTGAVTVLKGPDTIIAAPDGRVAINEHATPMLGTAGSGDTLTGIIAAMLAAGMPAWEAACAGVWLHGDAALHAGEWPLAEDFDCHIGAARHRAEGLAKKVFG from the coding sequence ATGCAAGCCCCTCAGGCTACCCGCCTGGAGCTGCCCACGCCTGCGCAGATGGGGCAGATCGATGCCGCTGCCGCCCGCAGCGTGCCGGTGTCGGTGCTGATGGAAAACGCGGGCCGCGCCGTAGCCCGCGCCATACGCCAGCACATGCGCCCGTGCCGGGTGCTGGTGCTGTGCGGGCCGGGCAACAATGGCGGCGATGGCTATGTGGCCGCTCGCAGGCTGGCCGAGCAGGGCTGGCCGGTTTCGGTAGCAGCCCTTGCAGCCCCGCGCCCCGGCGGGGATGAGGCAGCTGCCGCTGCCCTGTGGCACGGGCCAATGGTGCCGTTTACGCCAAAAAGTGCCGCAGCCTTCGATCTGGTGGTCGATGCGGTGTTCGGCGCGGGGCTGAGCCGCGATGTGGCGCCCGATGTGGTGGCCGTGCTCAAGGCCGCGCGGCGCATCGTGGCCATCGACATGCCCAGCGGCGTGGATGGGGCGACGGGTGCCGTGCGCGGTGGTGCCATGCAGGCCGAGATGACCGTGACCTTCTGCCGCCTCAAGCCCGGCCACCTGCTGCTGCCCGGTCGCACCCTGTGCGGGCGCACGGTGCTGGCTGATATCGGCATTCCCGAATCCGCGCTCGAAGATGTTGCGATTCGTGCCTGGCGCAATGAACCCGGCCTGTGGCGCACGCCGGCCTGCACGGTCAGTTCCTATAAATACAGTCGCGGCGTGGTCAGCATCTGTGGCGGGCGCGAGATGCCGGGGGCAGCCCGGCTTTCCGCCGCGGGCGCGCGGGCGGCGGGGGCAGGGCTGGTGCGGCTGGCCGTGGGTGATAGCGCCGAGGTCTACCGCATGACCGCGCCTGCGGGCCTGATCGTGGATTCCGATCCGCTGGAAACCCTGCTGGAGGATCAGCGCCGTCATGTATGGGTGTGTGGCCCCGGCCTTTCGGTGGCGGAGGTGGCGGCAGTTCTGCCTGCCCTGGTGGCGGCAGGGCGCGCGGTGATTGCCGATGCCGGGGCCTTCAGTATGGCGGCAGGCCATCCCGGGCGGCTGAAGGGGGCTTCCATCATTACGCCACATATCGGCGAGTTCTCGCGTGTGTTCGGCAAGCCGGGTGCTGACCGGGTGGAAGCCGCGCGTGCGGCAGCCGTGTGCACGGGGGCCGTGACGGTGCTCAAGGGGCCGGATACCATCATCGCAGCACCTGATGGCCGCGTGGCGATCAATGAGCACGCTACCCCCATGCTGGGTACGGCGGGCTCGGGCGATACGCTGACCGGAATCATCGCCGCCATGCTCGCAGCCGGCATGCCCGCGTGGGAGGCGGCCTGTGCCGGGGTCTGGCTGCATGGTGATGCAGCATTGCATGCGGGCGAATGGCCGCTGGCCGAGGATTTCGACTGCCATATCGGCGCCGCCCGCCACCGGGCGGAGGGGCTGGCAAAAAAAGTTTTCGGCTGA
- a CDS encoding CopD family protein: MSLSIVWSLVLALHITGMAAWVGGMMYAAFVLKPSLNLLDATQRASVHLQTLNRFFRIVWHTMPMVLVSGWLMIYHEGGFAVVPWQINLMQLFGLIMAGIFARIYFGPYQKARRAMRPQPGQFDSIRSLVLLNTGIGILTIITACLAHPF, from the coding sequence ATGTCCCTTTCCATTGTCTGGAGCCTTGTGCTCGCACTCCATATTACAGGCATGGCGGCCTGGGTTGGCGGCATGATGTATGCGGCCTTCGTGCTCAAGCCCAGCCTGAACCTGCTTGATGCCACGCAGCGTGCCTCGGTGCATCTGCAGACGCTGAACCGCTTCTTCCGCATCGTGTGGCACACCATGCCCATGGTGCTCGTAAGCGGCTGGCTCATGATCTATCATGAGGGCGGGTTTGCGGTCGTGCCGTGGCAGATCAACCTCATGCAGCTGTTCGGCCTGATCATGGCAGGCATATTCGCCCGCATCTATTTCGGCCCCTACCAGAAGGCCCGCCGCGCCATGCGCCCGCAGCCGGGACAGTTCGACTCGATCCGCTCGCTGGTTCTGCTCAACACCGGCATCGGCATCCTGACCATCATTACCGCCTGTCTGGCCCATCCTTTCTGA